Proteins from one bacterium genomic window:
- a CDS encoding cytochrome c — protein sequence MLAGCKTKSYPVVEYMPDMYHQISLKAQEYDPTAANGVGMRPPVEGTVPRGYEPYPYTFADTILADQMANPLRPTAEILEVGRNYYETYCIVCHGARGDGLGYIVPKFTQPPSLFSEKLLRWPDGRIYHTISLGQGLMSSYATQLLPEQRWAVVHYVRALQRAAHPTEEDLAAAKQSELTLESDLPDTARTKK from the coding sequence ATGCTCGCGGGATGCAAGACGAAATCATATCCCGTCGTTGAATACATGCCCGACATGTACCATCAGATATCGCTCAAAGCTCAGGAGTACGATCCGACGGCAGCGAACGGAGTGGGAATGCGGCCGCCGGTGGAGGGAACGGTTCCGCGCGGCTACGAACCGTATCCCTACACGTTTGCCGATACGATTCTGGCCGATCAGATGGCAAATCCCTTGCGACCGACGGCGGAAATTCTCGAGGTCGGCCGGAACTACTACGAAACCTACTGCATCGTCTGTCACGGCGCGCGGGGGGACGGGCTGGGCTACATCGTTCCCAAGTTCACGCAGCCGCCGTCGCTCTTCAGCGAGAAACTGCTGCGCTGGCCGGATGGGAGAATCTATCACACGATCTCGCTCGGTCAGGGTTTGATGTCGAGCTACGCAACGCAGCTTCTGCCCGAGCAGCGCTGGGCGGTCGTGCACTACGTTCGCGCACTGCAGCGAGCCGCCCATCCGACCGAAGAAGACCTTGCGGCCGCGAAGCAGAGCGAGCTTACACTGGAGAGCGACCTGCCGGATACGGCGCGCACGAAGAAATAG